Proteins encoded within one genomic window of Cucumis sativus cultivar 9930 chromosome 3, Cucumber_9930_V3, whole genome shotgun sequence:
- the LOC101216121 gene encoding histone H2A.6, translating into MAGRGKTLGSGAAKKATSRSSKAGLQFPVGRIARFLKAGKYAERVGAGAPVYLAAVLEYLAAEVLELAGNAARDNKKTRIVPRHIQLAVRNDEELSKLLGDVTIANGGVMPNIHNLLLPKKTGTSSKNAGGDDEP; encoded by the exons ATGGCCGGCAGAGGCAAAACCCTGGGATCCGGAGCCGCCAAGAAGGCCACCTCCAGGAGTAGTAAAGCCGGCCTCCAGTTTCCCGTCGGTCGTATTGCTCGTTTTCTCAAGGCCGGCAAGTACGCCGAGCGTGTCGGTGCCGGTGCTCCCGTCTATCTTGCCGCTGTTCTTGAATACCTCGCCGCTGAG gtTTTGGAACTCGCTGGAAACGCTGCTAGGGACAACAAGAAGACGCGTATTGTGCCTCGTCATATTCAGCTTGCTGTACGTAACGATGAGGAACTCAGCAAGCTTTTGGGAGACGTGACTATTGCTAACGGTGGAGTTATGCCTAACATTCACAATCTGCTTCTGCCCAAGAAAACAGGGACTTCATCGAAGAACGCTGGTGGTGACGATGAACCCTAG
- the LOC101213072 gene encoding formin-like protein 5, whose translation MTFRQLMGVAKRRCLVVLVILICASLATCLKNHEEEELILSQLADPITGDVNTEMAELLLVKCNLDLFQLREAADGIDLCFEETPRSTNGINFECRMLTKEKTNRMLRAMHPQMKQTLLDCLRKKFHVSGKDYSSEAWYTRYLESLLIMPGSLRRKLSSRFLRSAKEGTAPPPKSSADEKPSRKASSTSGQKEKKSNNNQTVIIAVVVTATVTFIIVALLFLCYNKSGSRVKQNDENHERPLLSLSLSSSPKYSAFGNSLKDDKLMNQSSSLSHHQRAPSLDGSLHIGSDGERISMQGPPSFGAAGIANNSSFGSTNMAGSSNGLVPPPPGALPVTSEILPPLKPPPGRAVPLPPERPSSFKPPSTMASPPPPPPPAPPPPRPPGNSVRPPGPPPPPPPIPGKAGPRPPPPPKSGINAPPRPPPLAHKGANPPRPPRPFGSGDDELDESGVPKAKLKPFFWDKVLANPDHSMVWHQIKAGSFQFNEEMIETLFGYTPVDKTKTEGKKESSSQDPALQYIQIIDSKKSQNLSILLRALNVTKEEVCDALHEGTELPSELLENLLRMAPTPEEELKLRLFSGELSQLGNAERFLKSLVDIPFAFKRLESLLFIGTLQEDIAITKESFVNLEVACKELRSSRLFLKLLEAVLKTGNRMNDGTFRGGAQAFKLDTLLKLSDVKGKDGKTTLLHFVVQEIIRTEGIRAARNGTGSQSFSSTSSKNLLDETTNDTEEHYRTLGLQVVSGLSGELQNVKKAATIDADALTGTVSKLGHALLKTRDFVNKDMQGLGEESQFHETLKVFVQNAEADIMALLEEEKRIMELVKSTGDYFHGNAGKDEGLRLFVIVRDFLIMIDKTCREIKEVQRKQAKGHRKAVSSSDIHPPSSSSSTNINHHPPSSTDINHQPPSSTDINQPPSSTDISQPPSSTDISQPPSTTVSDLRHPPSPDLNQLIFPAITDRRMGNSSSDDEESP comes from the exons aTGACATTTCGACAACTTATGGGTGTTGCAAAAAGGAGATGTTTGGTTGTTCTGGTGATTCTCATTTGTGCTTCTTTAGCAACTTGCTTGAAGAACCACGAGGAAGAGGAACTGATTCTGAGTCAACTAGCTGACCCAATTACTGGGGATGTCAACACAGAGATG GCTGAGCTGTTACTGGTTAAGTGCAACTTGGATTTGTTTCAGTTAAGGGAAGCTGCAGATGGTATTGACCTCTGCTTCGAAGAAACACCGAGAAGCACAAATGGAATTAACTTTGAATGTCGGATGCTgacaaaagagaaaacaaacaGAATGCTAAGGGCGATGCATCCCCAGATGAAGCAAACTCTTTTAGActgtttaagaaaaaaattccatGTCTCTGGAAAAGACTACAGCTCTGAAGCTTGGTACACCAGGTATTTGGAGTCATTGTTAATAATGCCCGGTAGTCTTAGAAGGAAGTTAAGTTCTAGATTTCTTCGAAGTGCTAAAGAAGGAACTGCTCCCCCACCTAAATCTTCAGCTGATGAAAAACCTTCAAGAAAAGCTTCTAGCACAAGtggtcaaaaagaaaagaaatctaataataatcaaacagTCATCATCGCTGTTGTTGTAACAGCGACAGtgacttttattattgtagCTCTGCTATTTTTATGCTATAACAAGAGTGGCTCCAGAGTGAAGCAAAATGATGAAAATCATGAAAGGCCTCTCCTAAGCTTGAGTTTAA GTTCCTCCCCAAAATATTCTGCTTTTGGGAATTCTCTTAAGGATGACAAGCTCATGAATCAATCGTCTAGCTTGAGTCACCACCAGAGAGCTCCATCTTTGGATGGTAGCCTGCACATTGGCTCTGATGGTGAACGTATTTCAATGCAGGGACCTCCATCTTTTGGAGCTGCTGGAATTGCCAATAATTCATCTTTTGGATCAACGAATATGGCTGGAAGTAGTAATGGTTTGGTGCCACCTCCTCCAGGAGCATTGCCAGTCACCTCAGAAATTTTACCTCCTCTGAAGCCTCCTCCTGGCAGGGCTGTTCCCCTGCCTCCTGAACGTCCTTCGTCTTTTAAGCCCCCATCCACCATGGCTAgtcctcctcctccaccaccTCCTGCACCACCACCACCAAGACCACCAGGAAACTCAGTTCGCCCTCCAGgacctcctcctcctccaccaccTATACCAGGCAAGGCAGGCCCTCGCCCACCGCCACCTCCCAAAAGTGGTATTAATGCTCCTCCTCGGCCACCTCCATTAGCACACAAAGGTGCAAATCCTCCTCGACCTCCAAGGCCTTTTGGTTCAGGTGATGATGAATTGGACGAATCAGGTGTTCCCAAAGCCAAATTGAAACCATTTTTCTGGGACAAAGTTCTTGCAAACCCCGACCATTCCATGGTCTGGCATCAGATAAAAGCAGGGTCTTTCCA ATTCAACGAGGAGATGATAGAAACTCTTTTCGGATATACGCCTGTAGATAAAACCAAAACTGAGGGCAAGAAGGAGTCATCATCACAAGATCCTGCACTACAGTACATTCAGATTATTGATTCAAAGAAATCACAAAATCTGTCCATTCTTTTGCGAGCGCTAAATGtgacaaaagaagaagtttgTGATGCGCTTCATGAAG GAACTGAACTTCCTTCCGAACTTCTTGAGAACTTGCTGAGGATGGCACCAACTCCAGAAGAAGAACTCAAGCTTAGACTGTTTAGCGGGGAACTTTCTCAACTTGGAAATGCTGAGCGTTTCCTTAAATCTTTGGTTGATATCCCATTTGCTTTCAAAAGGTTGGAATCGTTGCTTTTCATTGGCACTCTTCAGGAGGACATCGCGATCACCAAAGAGTCCTTCGTTAACTTGGAG GTTGCTTGCAAGGAACTTCGGAGCAGCAGGTTGTTCCTCAAACTTCTAGAAGCTGTTCTTAAGACGGGCAATCGAATGAACGATGGGACTTTTCGTGGTGGTGCACAAGCATTCAAATTGGACactcttttaaaattgtcGGATGTGAAAGGAAAAGATGGCAAGACTACATTATTGCACTTTGTAGTTCAGGAGATAATTCGCACAGAAGGGATAAGAGCTGCTCGGAATGGCACAGGAAGCCAGAGCTTCTCAAGCACCTCATCAAAGAATTTGCTGGATGAAACTACTAATGACACCGAAGAGCATTATCGTACCTTGGGTCTTCAGGTCGTCTCGGGGTTGAGTGGCGAACTTCAGAATGTGAAGAAAGCAGCAACGATAGATGCTGATGCCTTGACTGGAACTGTTTCGAAACTTGGGCATGCACTCTTAAAGACAAGAGACTTTGTGAATAAAGACATGCAGGGTCTAGGTGAAGAGAGTCAATTTCACGAAACACTGAAAGTCTTTGTGCAGAATGCTGAGGCTGATATCATGGCCCTcctggaagaagaaaaaagaatcatgGAATTGGTGAAAAGCACAGGCGACTACTTCCATGGAAATGCAGGAAAAGATGAGGGCTTACGGTTGTTTGTAATTGTGAGAGATTTCTTGATAATGATAGATAAGACATGCCGAGAAATAAAGGAGGTACAGAGAAAGCAGGCGAAGGGACACAGAAAGGCAGTGTCATCTTCTGATATCCACCCGCCTTCATCTTCGTCGTCTACTAATATCAATCACCACCCGCCATCGTCTACTGATATCAATCACCAACCCCCGTCGTCTACCGACATCAATCAACCCCCGTCGTCTACCGATATCAGTCAACCCCCGTCGTCTACTGATATCAGTCAACCCCCTTCAACTACAGTTTCTGATCTACGACACCCTCCTTCTCCTGATTTGAATCAGCTGATTTTCCCTGCAATCACTGATCGTCGGATGGGTAACTCAAGTTCAGATGATGAGGAGAGTCCGTAG